One region of Streptomyces rishiriensis genomic DNA includes:
- a CDS encoding ROK family glucokinase has product MGLTIGVDIGGTKIAAGVVDEEGNILSTHKVPTPGTPEGIVDAIASAVEGARAGHDIVGVGIGAAGYVNRQRSTVYFAPNIDWRQEPLKDEVEARVGLPVVVENDANAAAWGEYKFGAGKGHRNVICITLGTGLGGGIIIGNKLRRGHFGVAAEFGHIRMVPDGLLCGCGSQGCWEQYASGRALVRYAKQRANATPENAEILLSLGDGNPDGIEGKHISMAARQGDPVAVDSYRELARWAGAGLADLASLFDPSAFIVGGGLSDEGELVLDPIRKSYKRWLVGGNWRPVADVIAAQLGNKAGLVGAADLAREPDPIM; this is encoded by the coding sequence ATGGGACTCACCATCGGCGTCGACATCGGCGGCACGAAGATCGCGGCCGGCGTGGTCGACGAGGAAGGCAACATCCTCTCGACCCACAAGGTGCCGACCCCGGGCACGCCCGAGGGCATCGTGGACGCCATCGCCTCCGCCGTCGAGGGCGCGCGCGCCGGGCACGACATCGTCGGTGTGGGCATCGGCGCCGCCGGCTATGTCAACCGCCAGCGCTCGACGGTCTACTTCGCGCCCAACATCGACTGGCGCCAGGAGCCGCTGAAGGACGAGGTCGAGGCCCGCGTGGGTCTCCCCGTCGTGGTGGAGAACGACGCCAACGCCGCGGCGTGGGGCGAATACAAGTTCGGCGCGGGCAAGGGCCACCGCAACGTCATCTGCATCACCCTGGGCACCGGCCTCGGCGGCGGCATCATCATCGGCAACAAGCTGCGGCGCGGCCACTTCGGCGTCGCCGCCGAGTTCGGCCACATCCGTATGGTGCCGGACGGTCTGCTGTGCGGCTGCGGCTCGCAGGGCTGCTGGGAGCAGTACGCCTCCGGCCGCGCCCTGGTCCGCTACGCCAAGCAGCGGGCCAACGCGACCCCCGAGAACGCCGAGATCCTGCTGTCGCTGGGCGACGGCAACCCCGACGGCATCGAGGGCAAGCACATCTCCATGGCCGCCCGCCAGGGCGACCCGGTCGCCGTGGACTCCTACCGCGAGCTCGCACGCTGGGCCGGCGCCGGTCTCGCCGACCTCGCCTCCCTCTTCGACCCCTCCGCCTTCATCGTCGGCGGTGGGCTCTCCGACGAGGGCGAACTGGTCCTCGACCCGATCCGGAAGTCCTACAAGCGCTGGCTGGTGGGCGGCAACTGGCGCCCGGTGGCCGATGTCATCGCGGCCCAGCTGGGCAACAAGGCGGGCCTGGTGGGCGCGGCGGACCTGGCGAGAGAACCCGACCCGATCATGTAG
- a CDS encoding DUF5304 domain-containing protein, translating to MSEERPTPDAAGESTGTSGSDEQPRASDADAWATAAAEDLASEKARRRGQGGPPPGSAAEELRKLVDAVGDKLSSLQSPLLGAVAGPAAQQVVRQVVQQAKAAVEPVIERNPDVFDHLAAAGTELLAAYRSAVQTQEQRWTTGANDPGSTHRDPGRGGDDTGPGQRIDLD from the coding sequence ATGAGCGAAGAGCGCCCCACGCCCGACGCCGCCGGGGAGAGCACCGGGACATCAGGCTCCGACGAGCAGCCCCGCGCGAGCGACGCCGATGCCTGGGCCACCGCCGCCGCGGAGGACCTGGCATCGGAGAAGGCCCGCCGCCGTGGCCAGGGCGGCCCGCCCCCGGGTTCGGCCGCCGAGGAACTGCGCAAGCTCGTCGACGCCGTCGGCGACAAGCTGTCCTCGCTCCAGTCCCCGCTGCTCGGGGCGGTCGCGGGCCCCGCCGCCCAGCAGGTGGTCCGCCAGGTCGTCCAGCAGGCCAAGGCCGCCGTGGAGCCCGTCATCGAGCGCAACCCGGACGTCTTCGACCACCTCGCGGCCGCCGGCACCGAACTCCTCGCGGCCTACCGCTCCGCCGTCCAGACCCAGGAACAACGCTGGACGACCGGGGCGAACGATCCGGGGAGCACCCACCGCGACCCGGGCCGCGGTGGCGACGACACCGGTCCCGGCCAGCGCATCGACTTGGACTGA
- a CDS encoding ArsA family ATPase: MRTILITGPGGSGRTTVAAATAQRAAAEGTRTLVLSADRTDTLGAALGVRTGASPVPVAPCLTAWRPDATAGFRDDLAGFQDRASTVLDLLGASRLDPEEVTPLPGAEELTLLRALRDAALADGGELHELLVVDLPPVPQALALLSLPQELRRYLRRLLPPERQAARALRPMLGRLAGVPMPAEWLYETTARWDLELAAVEAVLADPGTAVRLVAEPGPAGADAVRDARLGLALRALPVESLVANRVLPEAAHDDGLLGRLVTQQRKALGEWGEKARPVAHLGHDPRGADDLTALAVPAVNPATTPVEWPVADRLAQDGVLVWHLPLPGAIRDELDLVRRGDELVVTAGPFRRIVALPSVLRRCTVDGAALRDGELCVRFAPDPGLWPQSH; encoded by the coding sequence ATGCGCACCATCCTGATCACCGGTCCCGGCGGCAGCGGACGCACGACCGTGGCGGCCGCCACCGCACAGCGCGCGGCGGCGGAAGGCACCCGCACCCTCGTCCTCAGCGCCGACCGCACCGACACCCTCGGCGCCGCGCTCGGCGTGCGGACCGGCGCGAGCCCCGTCCCGGTCGCGCCGTGCCTCACCGCCTGGCGTCCCGACGCCACCGCCGGCTTCCGCGACGACCTCGCCGGTTTCCAGGACCGTGCCTCCACCGTCCTCGACCTGCTCGGCGCCTCCCGGCTCGACCCGGAGGAGGTCACCCCCCTCCCCGGCGCCGAGGAGCTGACCCTGCTGCGCGCGCTCCGGGACGCCGCCCTCGCCGACGGCGGTGAGCTGCACGAACTCCTCGTCGTCGACCTGCCGCCGGTCCCGCAGGCCCTCGCCCTGCTGTCCCTTCCGCAGGAACTGCGCCGCTACCTGCGCCGCCTGCTCCCGCCGGAACGGCAGGCCGCCCGCGCCCTGCGCCCCATGCTCGGCCGTCTCGCCGGGGTGCCGATGCCCGCCGAGTGGCTGTACGAGACGACCGCCCGCTGGGACCTGGAGCTGGCCGCGGTCGAGGCCGTCCTCGCCGACCCCGGCACCGCGGTACGCCTGGTCGCCGAGCCGGGACCGGCCGGGGCCGACGCCGTCCGGGACGCCCGCCTCGGTCTCGCCCTGCGCGCCCTGCCCGTCGAGTCGCTCGTCGCCAACCGCGTCCTGCCGGAGGCGGCCCACGACGACGGTCTGCTCGGCCGGCTCGTCACCCAGCAGCGCAAGGCACTGGGGGAGTGGGGCGAGAAGGCCCGCCCCGTCGCCCACCTCGGGCACGACCCCCGCGGCGCCGACGACCTCACCGCGCTCGCCGTGCCCGCCGTCAACCCGGCGACCACCCCGGTCGAGTGGCCCGTGGCCGACCGGCTCGCCCAGGACGGCGTGCTCGTGTGGCACCTTCCGCTGCCCGGCGCCATACGCGACGAGCTCGACCTCGTCCGGCGCGGAGACGAACTGGTCGTCACCGCCGGACCGTTCCGGCGTATCGTCGCGCTGCCCTCCGTGCTGCGCCGCTGCACCGTCGACGGCGCCGCGCTGCGTGACGGCGAGCTGTGTGTGCGGTTCGCGCCGGATCCCGGGCTCTGGCCGCAGAGCCACTGA
- the macS gene encoding MacS family sensor histidine kinase has protein sequence MARRERVIRMSVELPLWRALAGYRVLTMLYAVGFFATAYDGFARPWVAVGYYCVLFVWTLATLPKVANAASCTKRFLAADLTIALTGILLTTVADAHERIQSGGPTLPSIWTAGSVLAFAVKGGWRWAAFASTAVAVANLVERGSPARDTIHNVILVWVASIAIGYVVEVARASERTLARALEIEAATRERERLARDIHDGVLQVLAMVQRRGAVLGGEAAELGRMAGEQEVALRTLVAGGLVPVSRVSQDAAEGAVVRAVEEPAEQTGPVDLRSLLAPFAAARVNLAEPGAPVLLPAPAAKELAAAVGAALDNVRRHAGDDARAWILVEDEPDEVIITVRDDGPGIPEGRLAQAEGEGRLGVAQSIRGRLRDLGGSAELISTPGQGTEVELTVPKEKEKNVRRGKAEQR, from the coding sequence ATGGCCAGGCGCGAGAGAGTCATCAGAATGTCGGTCGAGCTGCCGCTGTGGCGTGCGCTGGCCGGCTACCGGGTGCTCACCATGCTGTACGCGGTGGGTTTCTTCGCCACCGCCTACGACGGGTTCGCCCGGCCCTGGGTCGCCGTCGGCTACTACTGCGTCCTGTTCGTCTGGACCCTGGCCACGCTGCCCAAGGTCGCGAACGCGGCGAGCTGCACCAAGCGCTTCCTCGCCGCCGACCTCACCATCGCGCTGACCGGCATCCTGCTCACGACCGTGGCGGACGCCCACGAGCGCATCCAGTCGGGCGGGCCGACCCTGCCGTCGATATGGACCGCCGGCTCCGTCCTGGCGTTCGCCGTCAAGGGCGGCTGGCGCTGGGCGGCGTTCGCGTCCACGGCCGTCGCGGTCGCCAACCTGGTCGAGCGCGGCAGCCCGGCCCGCGACACCATCCACAACGTGATCCTCGTCTGGGTCGCGTCCATCGCCATCGGTTACGTCGTCGAGGTCGCCCGCGCCTCCGAGCGCACCCTCGCCCGCGCGCTGGAGATCGAGGCCGCGACCCGGGAACGGGAGCGGCTCGCCCGGGACATCCATGACGGTGTGCTCCAGGTGCTGGCCATGGTGCAGCGGCGCGGCGCCGTCCTCGGCGGCGAGGCGGCCGAACTGGGGCGGATGGCCGGGGAGCAGGAGGTCGCGCTGCGCACCCTGGTCGCCGGCGGCCTCGTACCCGTCTCCCGGGTGTCGCAGGACGCGGCCGAGGGCGCCGTCGTGCGGGCGGTCGAGGAGCCGGCGGAGCAGACGGGTCCGGTCGACCTGCGCTCGCTGCTCGCGCCCTTCGCCGCCGCCCGGGTCAACCTCGCCGAGCCGGGCGCCCCGGTGCTGCTGCCCGCGCCCGCCGCGAAGGAACTGGCAGCGGCGGTCGGGGCCGCCCTCGACAACGTCCGCAGACACGCGGGGGACGACGCCCGGGCCTGGATCCTGGTCGAGGACGAGCCCGACGAGGTGATCATCACCGTGCGGGACGACGGGCCCGGCATCCCCGAGGGGCGGCTGGCGCAGGCCGAGGGGGAGGGGCGGCTCGGGGTCGCCCAGTCGATCCGGGGCCGGCTGCGGGACCTCGGCGGCAGCGCGGAGCTGATCTCCACCCCGGGGCAGGGCACGGAGGTCGAACTGACGGTGCCGAAGGAGAAGGAGAAGAACGTGCGGCGGGGGAAGGCGGAACAGCGATGA
- a CDS encoding alpha/beta hydrolase, with protein sequence MPVLPGAEPYRHEGGEVGVLLCHGFTGSPQSLRPWARYLAGQGLTVSLPLLPGHGTRWEDMALTGWPDWYAEVDRELRALRDRCSRVFVAGLSMGGALALRLAAKHGEGVEGVIVVNPANRVHGLSAYALPVARHLVRTTKGITSDIAKEGALESGYDRVPLHSAHSLRTFLRMIDGELPQVTQPLLVLHSVQDHVVPAADSARVLSRVSSTDVTEILLEQSYHVATLDHDADRIFEESYAFIARIAPSVGKEGTAVGG encoded by the coding sequence GTGCCGGTCCTTCCTGGAGCCGAGCCGTACCGCCATGAGGGCGGAGAGGTCGGGGTGCTCCTCTGTCACGGCTTCACCGGATCCCCGCAGTCGCTGCGCCCCTGGGCGCGGTACCTGGCCGGGCAGGGTCTGACCGTCTCGCTGCCGCTGCTGCCGGGACACGGCACGCGCTGGGAGGACATGGCGCTGACCGGCTGGCCGGACTGGTACGCGGAGGTGGACCGTGAGCTGCGCGCCCTGCGCGACCGGTGCTCCCGGGTGTTCGTGGCCGGTCTGTCCATGGGCGGCGCGCTGGCCCTGCGGCTCGCGGCGAAGCACGGGGAGGGGGTGGAGGGCGTCATCGTCGTCAACCCGGCGAACCGGGTGCACGGCCTGTCCGCGTACGCCCTTCCGGTGGCCCGCCATCTCGTGCGGACGACGAAGGGGATCACCAGCGACATCGCGAAGGAGGGCGCGCTGGAGAGCGGGTACGACCGGGTGCCGCTCCACTCGGCGCACTCCCTGCGCACCTTCCTGCGGATGATCGACGGAGAGCTGCCGCAGGTCACCCAGCCGCTGCTGGTTCTGCACAGCGTCCAGGACCATGTCGTGCCGGCCGCCGACTCGGCCCGGGTCCTCAGCCGGGTGTCGTCGACGGACGTGACCGAGATCCTGCTGGAACAGAGCTACCACGTGGCAACGTTGGACCACGATGCGGACCGGATCTTCGAGGAGAGCTACGCGTTCATCGCCCGGATCGCGCCCAGTGTCGGCAAGGAAGGGACGGCCGTAGGTGGCTGA
- a CDS encoding SRPBCC family protein, producing the protein MAEHTSSSITIEAAPDDVMAVIADFARYPDWTGEVKQAEVLETDGQGRAEQVRLVMDAGAIKDDQVLGYTWSGAHEVSWTLVKSQMLRQLDGSYLLKPAGAGATEVTYQLTVDVKIPMLGMIKRKAEKVIIDRALAGLKKRVESGDAGLEATEK; encoded by the coding sequence ATGGCGGAACACACCAGCTCGAGCATCACGATCGAGGCGGCACCGGACGACGTCATGGCGGTGATCGCAGACTTCGCCCGCTACCCGGACTGGACCGGAGAGGTGAAGCAGGCAGAGGTCCTCGAGACGGACGGGCAGGGCCGCGCCGAGCAGGTCCGCCTGGTCATGGACGCCGGCGCCATCAAGGACGACCAGGTCCTCGGCTACACCTGGAGCGGCGCGCACGAGGTGTCCTGGACGCTGGTGAAGTCCCAGATGCTGCGCCAGCTCGACGGCTCCTACCTCCTCAAGCCGGCCGGCGCGGGAGCGACCGAGGTCACCTACCAGCTGACCGTGGACGTCAAGATCCCCATGCTCGGCATGATCAAGCGCAAGGCCGAGAAGGTCATCATCGACCGCGCCCTGGCCGGCCTCAAGAAGCGCGTGGAGTCGGGAGACGCCGGACTCGAGGCGACCGAGAAGTAG
- a CDS encoding response regulator, translated as MSSQQGPIRVMVVDDHPMWRDAVARDLAEAGLDVVATAGDGEQAVRRAKATTPDVLVLDLNLPAKPGVQVCKEVVAANPALRVLVLSASGEHADVLEAVKSGATGYLLKSASTEELLDAVRRTAVGDPVFTPGLAGLVLGEYRRLASDPGPAAGGGDEPNAPRLTDRETEVLRLVAKGLSYKQIAERLVISHRTVQNHVQNTLGKLQLHNRVELVRYAIERGLDDE; from the coding sequence ATGAGCAGTCAGCAGGGTCCGATCAGGGTCATGGTGGTCGACGACCACCCCATGTGGCGCGACGCCGTCGCCCGCGACCTCGCCGAGGCCGGGCTCGACGTGGTCGCCACCGCGGGCGACGGCGAGCAGGCCGTGCGCCGGGCGAAGGCCACCACGCCCGATGTGCTGGTGCTGGACCTGAACCTGCCGGCCAAGCCCGGTGTCCAGGTCTGCAAGGAGGTCGTCGCCGCGAACCCGGCCCTGCGGGTCCTGGTGCTGTCGGCGAGCGGTGAGCACGCCGACGTGCTGGAGGCGGTGAAGTCCGGCGCGACCGGCTATCTGCTGAAGTCGGCGTCCACGGAGGAACTGCTGGACGCGGTGCGCCGCACGGCTGTCGGCGACCCGGTGTTCACCCCGGGCCTGGCCGGACTGGTCCTCGGTGAGTACCGCAGGCTGGCCTCCGACCCCGGACCCGCCGCGGGCGGCGGCGACGAACCGAACGCGCCCCGGCTGACCGACCGGGAGACCGAGGTGCTGCGGCTGGTCGCCAAGGGCCTGAGCTACAAGCAGATCGCCGAGCGCCTCGTCATCTCCCACCGCACGGTCCAGAACCACGTCCAGAACACCCTCGGCAAGCTCCAGCTGCACAACCGGGTGGAACTGGTCCGGTACGCGATAGAACGCGGCCTCGACGACGAGTGA
- a CDS encoding endonuclease/exonuclease/phosphatase family protein has translation MPTTSPLPNSRTEPDGSAVIRVLSYNIRSLRDDTGALARVMTACAPDLTLVQEAPRFFRWRKKLARLAAASGQVILTGGGTAAGPAVLCSLRATVERTEDVLLPLTPGEHRRGFATAVVRFAGARLGVAGCHLGLTAAERYEQAGMLLDRLAGMGVEHAVAGGDINESPGGRTFDRLATALQDCRTAAPWGAEDSFPSSAPNRRIDGIFVTKGVEVLGCGVPTGLPGVTGSDLRAATDHLPVLAALRIPAG, from the coding sequence ATGCCGACGACCTCGCCGCTACCCAACTCCCGCACCGAGCCCGACGGTTCGGCCGTCATCCGGGTCCTCAGCTACAACATCCGCTCCCTGCGGGACGACACCGGGGCCCTGGCCCGGGTCATGACGGCCTGCGCCCCCGACCTCACCCTCGTCCAGGAGGCCCCCCGCTTCTTCCGCTGGCGCAAGAAGCTCGCCCGGCTCGCGGCCGCCTCCGGTCAGGTGATCCTCACCGGCGGCGGCACGGCGGCCGGCCCGGCCGTCCTGTGCTCGCTGCGGGCGACCGTCGAACGGACCGAGGACGTCCTTCTGCCGCTCACGCCGGGCGAGCACCGCCGGGGCTTCGCGACCGCCGTGGTCCGCTTCGCGGGTGCCCGGCTCGGCGTGGCCGGCTGCCACCTCGGTCTGACCGCGGCCGAGCGCTACGAGCAGGCGGGCATGCTGCTCGACCGTCTCGCCGGGATGGGCGTGGAGCACGCGGTCGCGGGCGGCGACATCAACGAGAGCCCCGGCGGCCGTACTTTCGACCGTCTGGCCACCGCCCTCCAGGACTGCCGCACCGCCGCCCCCTGGGGAGCCGAGGACAGCTTCCCGTCCAGCGCGCCGAACCGCCGCATCGACGGGATCTTCGTGACGAAGGGCGTGGAGGTGCTGGGCTGCGGGGTGCCGACCGGGCTTCCCGGAGTCACCGGGAGCGACTTGAGGGCGGCCACGGACCACCTTCCGGTCCTTGCCGCCCTCAGGATCCCCGCGGGCTAG
- a CDS encoding lysophospholipid acyltransferase family protein, with translation MKVAIGGPLKVTFRPWVEGLENIPAEGPAILASNHLSFSDSFFLPAVLDRKVTFIAKAEYFTTPGVKGRLTAAFFKGVGQLPVDRSGGRGAGEAAIRSGIEVLERGELFGIYPEGTRSPDGRLYRGKPGGLARVALATGAPVIPVAMIDTEKIQPPGKVLPKIMRPGIRIGRPLDFARYQGMDHDRFVLRAVTDEVMYEIMKLSGQEYVDIYATAAKRQITEAAKAEKEAERAARAALAQAEKDQAKKDQAKDSEQEQ, from the coding sequence ATGAAGGTCGCTATCGGGGGACCGCTGAAGGTCACCTTCAGGCCCTGGGTGGAAGGCCTCGAGAACATTCCCGCCGAGGGCCCCGCGATCCTGGCGAGCAACCACCTGTCCTTCTCGGACTCGTTCTTCCTGCCCGCGGTCCTCGACCGCAAGGTGACCTTCATCGCGAAGGCCGAGTACTTCACGACACCCGGGGTGAAGGGCCGGCTGACGGCGGCCTTCTTCAAGGGCGTCGGACAGCTCCCGGTGGACCGCTCGGGCGGTCGCGGGGCCGGCGAGGCGGCGATCCGCAGCGGCATAGAGGTGCTCGAGCGGGGCGAGCTGTTCGGCATCTACCCGGAGGGCACCCGCTCGCCCGACGGGCGGCTCTACCGCGGCAAGCCCGGCGGGCTCGCCCGGGTGGCGCTCGCCACCGGCGCGCCCGTGATCCCGGTCGCGATGATCGACACCGAGAAGATCCAGCCCCCCGGGAAGGTCCTGCCGAAGATCATGCGGCCGGGCATCCGTATCGGCAGGCCGCTGGACTTCGCCCGCTACCAGGGCATGGACCACGACCGCTTCGTGCTGCGCGCCGTGACCGACGAGGTCATGTACGAGATCATGAAGCTCTCCGGCCAGGAGTACGTCGACATCTACGCGACCGCCGCCAAGCGGCAGATCACGGAGGCGGCGAAGGCCGAGAAGGAGGCCGAGCGGGCCGCGAGGGCGGCGCTCGCGCAGGCCGAGAAGGACCAGGCCAAGAAGGACCAGGCCAAGGACAGCGAGCAAGAGCAGTAG
- a CDS encoding 6-phosphofructokinase, whose translation MRVGVLTGGGDCPGLNAVIRAVVRKGVQEYGHEFVGFRDGWRGPLEGRSIRLDIRAVRGILPRGGTILGSSRTNPLKEEDGIRRIKDTLARQEIGALITIGGEDTLGVAARLSDEYEVPCVGVPKTIDNDLSATDYTFGFDTAVGIATEAIDRLHTTAESHMRVLVVEVMGRHAGWIALHSGLAGGANVILIPEQRFDIEQVCAWVTSRFRASYAPIVVVAEGAMPRDGDVVLKDGSLDSFGHVRLSGVGEWLAKEIERRTGKEARTTVLGHVQRGGTPSAFDRWLATRFGLHAIDAVHEGDFGTMVALRGTDIVRVPIAEATARLKTVDPQLYAEVGVFFG comes from the coding sequence ATGCGCGTCGGAGTACTGACCGGAGGCGGGGACTGCCCCGGCCTCAACGCCGTCATCCGGGCGGTCGTCCGCAAGGGCGTCCAGGAGTACGGCCATGAGTTCGTCGGGTTCCGCGACGGCTGGCGGGGCCCCCTGGAAGGGAGGTCGATCCGCCTCGACATCCGCGCCGTGCGCGGCATCCTGCCCCGCGGCGGCACGATCCTCGGCTCCTCGCGGACCAACCCCCTCAAGGAGGAGGACGGCATCCGCCGCATCAAGGACACCCTCGCCCGGCAGGAGATCGGGGCCCTGATCACCATCGGCGGCGAGGACACCCTGGGGGTCGCCGCCCGTCTCTCCGACGAGTACGAGGTGCCCTGCGTCGGCGTCCCGAAGACCATAGACAACGACCTGTCCGCCACCGACTACACCTTCGGCTTCGACACCGCCGTGGGCATCGCGACCGAGGCCATCGACCGGCTGCACACCACCGCCGAGTCCCATATGCGCGTCCTCGTCGTCGAGGTGATGGGCCGTCACGCCGGCTGGATCGCCCTGCACTCGGGCCTGGCCGGCGGCGCCAACGTCATCCTCATCCCCGAGCAGCGCTTCGACATCGAGCAGGTCTGCGCCTGGGTGACCTCCCGCTTCCGGGCGTCGTACGCCCCCATCGTGGTCGTCGCCGAGGGCGCGATGCCCAGGGACGGCGACGTGGTGCTCAAGGACGGGTCGCTGGACTCCTTCGGACACGTCCGGCTGTCCGGCGTCGGCGAGTGGCTCGCCAAGGAGATCGAGCGGCGGACGGGGAAGGAGGCCCGTACGACGGTCCTCGGCCACGTCCAGCGCGGCGGCACGCCGAGCGCCTTCGACCGCTGGCTCGCCACCCGCTTCGGCCTGCACGCCATCGACGCCGTCCACGAGGGCGACTTCGGCACGATGGTCGCCCTGCGCGGCACGGACATCGTCCGCGTACCGATCGCCGAGGCCACCGCGCGACTGAAGACGGTGGACCCGCAGCTGTACGCGGAGGTCGGCGTGTTCTTCGGCTGA